A region of Streptomyces halobius DNA encodes the following proteins:
- a CDS encoding ATP-binding protein — protein MSDSAAAGVPESVRRRGRITGSPIAEWSFPADPGAVRTARSRVREALADWGLDGTADMAVLLVSELVTNSLRYASGPIGLRMVQLGAGGLLIEVSDPLPDPPRERDAAPDDEGGRGLQLVACSARRWGTQRGKCGKTVWFELSAGG, from the coding sequence GTGAGCGACAGCGCAGCGGCAGGGGTCCCCGAGTCGGTCCGCCGGCGCGGCCGGATCACCGGCTCACCGATAGCCGAATGGAGCTTTCCGGCCGATCCCGGCGCGGTACGCACCGCCCGCTCCCGGGTGCGCGAGGCACTGGCCGACTGGGGACTCGACGGAACCGCCGATATGGCGGTGCTGCTCGTCAGCGAACTCGTCACCAACTCCCTGCGGTACGCCAGCGGCCCCATCGGCCTCCGGATGGTGCAGCTCGGCGCCGGCGGGCTGCTCATCGAGGTGTCCGACCCGCTGCCCGATCCGCCGCGGGAGCGCGACGCCGCCCCCGATGACGAGGGGGGCCGCGGATTGCAGCTGGTGGCGTGCAGTGCGCGGCGCTGGGGGACCCAGCGGGGCAAGTGTGGCAAGACTGTGTGGTTCGAGCTGTCGGCGGGTGGTTAG
- a CDS encoding (deoxy)nucleoside triphosphate pyrophosphohydrolase, which yields MTTMRVVVGGAVLDRGRLLAARRSAPPALAGRWELPGGKVEDGETPERALVRELREELGVEAGDLTPVPGEWELRPGYVLRVWTARLLSGAPRPLQDHDELRWLLPEEEQEVDWLDQDRPAVALVMRRLAESAGAEGARP from the coding sequence ATGACGACCATGCGCGTAGTGGTGGGTGGAGCAGTGCTCGACCGGGGCCGGCTGCTGGCCGCGCGGCGCAGCGCGCCGCCGGCCCTGGCCGGCCGCTGGGAGCTGCCCGGCGGCAAGGTGGAGGACGGGGAGACGCCCGAGCGGGCGCTGGTGCGCGAGCTGCGCGAGGAGCTGGGCGTCGAGGCGGGCGACCTGACGCCGGTTCCTGGGGAGTGGGAGCTGCGGCCCGGCTATGTGCTGCGTGTGTGGACGGCGCGGCTGCTGTCCGGCGCGCCGCGGCCGCTGCAGGATCACGACGAGCTGCGCTGGCTGCTGCCCGAGGAGGAGCAGGAGGTCGACTGGCTCGACCAGGACCGCCCGGCGGTGGCCCTCGTGATGCGCCGGCTGGCGGAGTCGGCGGGTGCGGAGGGCGCACGGCCCTGA
- a CDS encoding SPOR domain-containing protein — translation MTDNGAVLPWLVIRQDEGGNRYRVGRYATRAEAERVADRLDSHSHQQLYVVEKAGRAAG, via the coding sequence ATGACCGACAACGGAGCCGTCCTGCCCTGGCTTGTCATCCGCCAGGACGAAGGCGGCAACCGCTATCGCGTCGGCCGTTATGCCACCCGGGCGGAGGCGGAACGGGTGGCCGACCGGCTGGATTCCCATAGTCACCAGCAGCTTTACGTGGTCGAGAAGGCCGGTCGGGCGGCGGGTTGA
- a CDS encoding APC family permease: MSTTKTQGAEQGSHSNYRRSLGTIALTATGLGSIIGSGWLFGAERAAAIAGPAAILAWVIGALVALTIALTYTELGSMFPKAGGMVRYGQYSHGSLAGYLAAWANWIAIVSVIPGEATASVQYMSSWDFGWAKALFDGKELTGSGVAVASVLLVFYFFMNWFAVSLFAKTNTAITVFKVVVPILTAGALILAHFDTGNIERAGGFAPNGWSAVFSCVALSGIVWAYNGFQSPLNLAGEARNPGRSLPKAVALSIVIALVIYLALQVAFLFAVPAADLGANGWGGLAYHSPLAELGLAWGLNWLALLLYADAFVSPSGTGMIYAATTSRMIQGVQENGHLPGVFGKVDPKTGIPRPALVLNLVVAFMFLAVFRGWGSLAEVVSVATVISYVTGPVAVMGLRRLSPHMKRPVRLRAMPVIAPIAMIFGSLVLYWGRWPLTGKVILIMAIGLPVWAWYEIGKPLSRGHKPWRELAPHLRAGAWMVAYLLVMAAVSYMGGTEFGGKGYVPEGWDLLLVAVIALTFYYWGVRSSWRNPSLVRVEAEIEAAEAAGAEEPAAESRPGGDKATVGT, translated from the coding sequence GTGAGCACGACGAAAACCCAGGGTGCGGAGCAGGGTTCGCATTCGAATTACCGGCGGTCCCTCGGGACCATCGCCCTGACCGCCACGGGTCTCGGGTCGATCATCGGGTCCGGCTGGCTCTTCGGGGCCGAGCGGGCCGCCGCCATCGCCGGGCCGGCCGCGATCCTCGCCTGGGTCATCGGCGCGCTGGTCGCGCTCACCATCGCGCTCACCTACACCGAGCTCGGTTCGATGTTCCCGAAGGCCGGCGGCATGGTCCGCTACGGCCAGTACTCGCACGGCTCGCTCGCCGGCTACCTGGCGGCGTGGGCCAACTGGATCGCCATCGTCTCCGTGATCCCCGGTGAGGCCACCGCCTCGGTCCAGTACATGAGTTCCTGGGACTTCGGGTGGGCCAAGGCGCTCTTCGACGGCAAGGAGCTGACCGGCTCCGGCGTCGCGGTGGCCAGTGTGCTGCTGGTCTTCTACTTCTTCATGAACTGGTTCGCGGTGTCGCTGTTCGCGAAGACCAACACCGCGATCACCGTGTTCAAGGTCGTGGTGCCGATCCTCACGGCGGGTGCCCTGATCCTCGCGCACTTCGACACCGGCAACATCGAACGGGCCGGCGGCTTCGCGCCCAACGGCTGGAGCGCGGTCTTCAGCTGTGTGGCGCTCTCCGGCATCGTCTGGGCGTACAACGGCTTCCAGTCGCCGCTCAACCTCGCCGGCGAGGCCCGCAACCCGGGCCGCTCGCTGCCCAAGGCCGTGGCCCTCTCGATCGTCATCGCGCTGGTCATCTACCTCGCGCTGCAGGTCGCCTTCCTGTTCGCGGTCCCCGCGGCGGATCTGGGCGCCAACGGCTGGGGCGGGCTCGCCTACCACTCGCCGCTCGCCGAGCTCGGCCTGGCCTGGGGGCTGAACTGGCTGGCGCTGCTGCTGTACGCGGACGCGTTCGTCTCGCCGTCCGGTACGGGCATGATCTACGCCGCCACCACCTCTCGCATGATCCAGGGTGTCCAGGAGAACGGCCATCTGCCGGGCGTCTTCGGCAAGGTGGACCCCAAGACCGGCATTCCGCGCCCGGCCCTGGTGCTCAACCTCGTCGTCGCCTTCATGTTCCTGGCGGTCTTCCGCGGCTGGGGGTCGCTGGCCGAGGTCGTCTCGGTCGCGACGGTCATCTCGTATGTCACCGGGCCGGTCGCCGTGATGGGCCTGCGGCGGCTGTCGCCGCACATGAAGCGGCCGGTACGGCTGCGCGCCATGCCGGTCATCGCGCCGATCGCGATGATCTTCGGCTCGCTGGTCCTGTACTGGGGCAGGTGGCCGCTGACCGGCAAGGTCATCTTGATCATGGCCATCGGGCTGCCGGTCTGGGCCTGGTACGAGATCGGCAAGCCGCTCAGCCGGGGCCACAAGCCGTGGCGCGAGCTGGCCCCGCATCTCCGGGCGGGTGCCTGGATGGTGGCGTATCTGCTGGTCATGGCCGCGGTTTCGTACATGGGCGGCACGGAGTTCGGCGGCAAGGGCTATGTGCCCGAGGGCTGGGACCTCCTCCTGGTCGCGGTGATCGCCCTGACCTTCTACTACTGGGGCGTGCGCAGCTCCTGGCGTAACCCGTCGCTGGTCAGGGTCGAGGCGGAGATCGAGGCCGCTGAGGCCGCCGGGGCGGAGGAGCCGGCGGCGGAGAGCCGCCCGGGCGGTGACAAGGCGACCGTCGGCACCTGA
- a CDS encoding GntR family transcriptional regulator, with amino-acid sequence MPFGEQPAYLRVAGDLRQKIVDGVLQPHTRLPSQARIREQYGVSDTVALEARKVLMAEGLVEGRSGSGTYVRAQPAPRRIARAGYRSAVVASTPFRQEQADERVKGTWESSSGQETASSVIAARLRIPPGARVMRTCYLFRAEGEPSMLSTSWEPLAVTGRTPVMLPEEGPLAGRGVVERMAAIDVVVDNVVEEVGARPGLAEEAMKLGGVPGHAVLVISRTYFAGGQPVETADVVTLADRHRLSYHLPVK; translated from the coding sequence GTGCCTTTCGGTGAGCAGCCCGCGTACCTCCGCGTCGCCGGCGACCTGCGCCAGAAGATCGTCGACGGGGTGCTCCAGCCGCACACCCGCCTTCCCTCCCAGGCCCGCATCCGCGAGCAGTACGGCGTCTCGGACACCGTCGCGCTGGAGGCCCGCAAGGTCCTGATGGCCGAGGGGCTGGTCGAGGGCCGCTCGGGATCCGGCACCTACGTACGCGCGCAGCCGGCCCCGCGCCGTATCGCCCGCGCCGGCTACCGCTCGGCCGTCGTCGCCTCCACCCCGTTCCGGCAGGAGCAGGCGGACGAGCGGGTGAAGGGCACCTGGGAGTCCAGCAGCGGGCAGGAGACGGCCAGTTCGGTGATCGCGGCCCGGTTGCGGATCCCGCCGGGGGCCCGGGTGATGCGGACCTGCTATCTCTTCCGGGCCGAGGGGGAGCCGTCGATGCTCTCCACGTCCTGGGAGCCGCTGGCGGTGACCGGCCGGACGCCGGTGATGCTGCCGGAGGAGGGGCCGCTGGCCGGGCGCGGAGTGGTCGAGCGGATGGCGGCCATCGACGTCGTGGTGGACAACGTCGTGGAGGAGGTCGGGGCGCGCCCCGGCCTGGCCGAGGAGGCCATGAAGCTGGGCGGGGTGCCGGGGCATGCGGTCCTGGTCATCTCCCGGACGTATTTCGCGGGCGGACAGCCCGTCGAGACCGCCGATGTCGTCACGCTCGCCGACCGCCACCGGCTGTCGTACCACCTGCCGGTGAAGTAG
- a CDS encoding PIG-L deacetylase family protein: protein MPEASSTPAAETPLSPMPEDWQRALAVVAHPDDLEYGAAAAIAEWTAAGREITYLLVTRGEAGIDGLAPAECAAIREAEQMAGAALVGVHTVEFLDHRDGVIEAGPALRRDLSAAIRRHRPELLITLNHHDTWDWNGVHWNSPDHRAVGRAVLDAAGDAGNRWIFPELTEERGLEPWGGVRWVAVAGSPHPTHAREVGPGIERAVASLAAHEAYIKGLGADGQDPLTYARNFIEPMLHAGGERYRGRPAAVFQLFPR, encoded by the coding sequence ATGCCCGAAGCATCCAGTACACCGGCGGCCGAGACCCCGCTCTCCCCCATGCCCGAGGACTGGCAGCGCGCGCTCGCCGTTGTCGCCCACCCCGACGACCTCGAATACGGCGCCGCGGCGGCGATCGCCGAATGGACCGCCGCGGGGCGGGAGATCACCTATCTCCTGGTCACCCGCGGCGAGGCCGGCATCGACGGGCTCGCCCCCGCCGAGTGCGCCGCGATCCGCGAGGCCGAGCAGATGGCCGGCGCGGCTCTGGTCGGCGTGCACACCGTCGAGTTCCTCGATCACCGCGACGGTGTCATCGAGGCCGGTCCGGCGCTGCGCCGCGATCTCTCCGCGGCGATCCGCCGGCACCGGCCCGAGCTGCTGATCACCCTCAACCACCACGACACCTGGGACTGGAACGGCGTCCACTGGAACAGCCCCGACCACCGGGCGGTCGGCCGCGCAGTCCTGGACGCGGCGGGCGACGCGGGCAACCGCTGGATCTTCCCCGAGCTCACCGAGGAGCGGGGCCTGGAGCCCTGGGGCGGCGTCCGCTGGGTGGCCGTGGCCGGCTCGCCCCACCCCACGCACGCCAGGGAGGTCGGCCCGGGAATCGAACGCGCCGTCGCCTCACTCGCCGCGCACGAGGCGTACATCAAGGGCCTGGGCGCCGACGGACAGGACCCGCTCACCTACGCCCGCAACTTCATCGAGCCCATGCTGCACGCCGGCGGCGAACGCTATCGGGGGCGGCCGGCCGCGGTGTTCCAGCTGTTTCCGCGGTAG
- a CDS encoding alpha/beta hydrolase codes for MTHDGTTEDVGMDLVCAAGDGVELAVRDYGGDGPAVLLLHGAGRTLLDWDQVAPLLTERHRVFAMDLRGHGRSGDGPWTFDTVLGDVTAVLERLGAPDAVVAGHSLGGMIAALCLEHNGRTPAAVNLDGHGMGRPEQYLGLDRTHVGRRLAEARECARRAGGRPFVPEALDGVLAYQVAMAQQLGVPKELMEAGVRRSLGETADGQLFLRPQRQHAQEVQEAMADLDLFALYRRISRPLLIARALRPNPPVPGMPGWFDELMAAYAEGLRRDLGELARTQPHVTVAGVDGTHAMVLERPAEIAGLVGGFVARAVPDGGGRAVPYGIERIP; via the coding sequence ATGACACATGACGGCACGACAGAGGACGTGGGCATGGACCTGGTGTGCGCGGCGGGCGACGGAGTGGAGCTGGCCGTACGGGACTACGGCGGCGACGGCCCCGCGGTGCTGCTCCTGCACGGCGCGGGGCGGACCCTGCTGGACTGGGACCAGGTCGCCCCCCTCCTGACCGAGCGGCACCGGGTGTTCGCGATGGACCTGCGCGGGCACGGACGATCCGGTGACGGGCCATGGACCTTCGACACCGTACTCGGAGACGTCACCGCGGTACTGGAACGTCTGGGAGCTCCGGACGCCGTCGTGGCCGGGCACTCGCTCGGCGGGATGATCGCCGCGCTGTGCCTGGAGCACAACGGACGCACGCCCGCGGCGGTGAATCTGGACGGCCACGGGATGGGACGGCCCGAACAGTACCTGGGCCTGGACCGTACCCACGTCGGGCGACGTCTCGCGGAAGCCCGGGAGTGCGCGCGCCGGGCGGGCGGCCGCCCCTTCGTCCCCGAGGCGTTGGACGGCGTGCTGGCCTACCAGGTGGCCATGGCACAGCAGTTGGGCGTCCCGAAGGAGCTGATGGAGGCCGGGGTGCGACGGTCACTGGGGGAGACGGCGGACGGACAGCTCTTCCTCCGGCCCCAGCGGCAGCACGCCCAGGAGGTGCAGGAGGCCATGGCGGACCTCGACCTCTTCGCGCTCTACCGCCGTATCTCCCGCCCCCTGCTGATAGCGCGGGCGCTGCGCCCCAATCCGCCGGTCCCCGGGATGCCGGGGTGGTTCGACGAACTGATGGCGGCGTACGCGGAGGGGCTCCGCCGGGATCTCGGTGAACTGGCCCGGACACAGCCGCATGTGACCGTCGCCGGGGTGGACGGAACCCATGCGATGGTGCTGGAACGGCCGGCGGAGATCGCGGGGCTGGTGGGCGGGTTCGTGGCGAGGGCCGTCCCCGACGGAGGGGGGAGGGCCGTCCCCTACGGAATCGAACGGATCCCGTAG
- the sbnA gene encoding 2,3-diaminopropionate biosynthesis protein SbnA: MSRVRLPTINGDQISVIAEEVYDLVLDDLFIRADHLAPGSSVFLKLEGLNPAGSVKLKTAIALVDQAEESGREFPRTRLIESTSGNLGVALAMVCAAKGYHLTCVTDPNANAQSVRLMRTLGAEVVVIDRRDGNGGFLQSRIDYIGERLRREPDTYWLNQYANPAGPRAHRERTGRSIFEEIGHVDHVFIGAGTTGTLMGCAEFFRQHSPDTRIIAVDSVGSVTFGGPARRRHIPGLGTSRRPEILDERLVDEVVLVPEPDTVKMCRMLAEERGLLLGGSSGTVLAAVSEKAKEIPEGSVIVALSPDFGERYLETVYNDDWVAERWPEITDDEISAISRVRAGA; the protein is encoded by the coding sequence ATGTCACGCGTCAGGCTGCCCACAATCAACGGGGATCAGATTTCAGTGATAGCGGAAGAAGTCTATGATTTGGTATTGGATGACTTGTTCATCCGGGCCGATCATCTAGCGCCAGGAAGTTCCGTCTTCCTTAAACTTGAGGGCCTCAATCCGGCAGGCTCGGTCAAACTCAAGACCGCGATCGCGCTGGTGGACCAGGCCGAGGAATCGGGCCGCGAATTCCCACGCACCCGGCTGATCGAATCGACTTCGGGAAACCTCGGGGTGGCCCTCGCCATGGTCTGCGCGGCGAAGGGATATCACCTCACCTGCGTGACGGACCCCAATGCCAACGCCCAGTCGGTGCGCCTGATGAGAACGCTGGGGGCCGAGGTCGTGGTGATCGACCGGCGGGACGGCAACGGCGGCTTCCTGCAATCCCGTATCGACTACATCGGTGAGCGCCTGCGGCGCGAGCCCGACACCTACTGGCTGAACCAGTACGCGAACCCGGCCGGCCCCCGGGCGCACCGGGAACGCACCGGCCGCTCCATCTTCGAGGAGATCGGCCATGTCGACCATGTCTTCATCGGGGCCGGCACCACCGGGACGCTGATGGGCTGTGCGGAGTTCTTCCGGCAGCACAGCCCGGACACCCGGATCATCGCGGTGGATTCGGTCGGCTCGGTGACGTTCGGCGGCCCCGCGCGGCGGCGCCACATCCCCGGTCTGGGCACCAGCCGACGGCCGGAAATCCTGGACGAGAGACTCGTCGACGAGGTCGTTCTGGTCCCGGAACCGGACACCGTGAAGATGTGCAGAATGCTCGCCGAAGAGCGCGGTCTGCTGCTCGGCGGATCCTCCGGAACGGTTCTTGCCGCGGTGAGCGAAAAGGCCAAGGAAATTCCCGAGGGAAGCGTCATCGTGGCCCTCTCACCGGACTTCGGTGAACGCTATCTGGAAACCGTCTACAACGACGACTGGGTGGCCGAGCGCTGGCCCGAAATCACCGACGACGAAATATCGGCAATTTCTCGGGTCCGGGCCGGGGCCTGA
- the sbnB gene encoding 2,3-diaminopropionate biosynthesis protein SbnB — translation MFDFDVVPGETVREVLSGKRAEVLGIVSDAYHSHEAGESVNPDSYFLRFPEKPDSRIIALPAYLGADVQLAGIKWIASFPKNTQAGKPRASAVLILNDYETGYPVACLEAANISAARTAASAAVAATALRPGGFAGTRIAIVGGGVIARNICDYLHAAGVAPDAYLVHDLHQESGEALVEHLRTMQRRPASFTDDLDTAREAETVVFATTALEPYVTAPFKPGQVVLNVSLRDLAPEVVLAAQNILDDVDHCLKASTSPHLAEQLTGSRDFVTGTLAGVLNGEVPVTADRPVIFSPFGLGVLDLAVGAYVLAQAREAGSAIAIPHFFGETRRW, via the coding sequence ATGTTCGACTTCGATGTGGTGCCGGGCGAGACCGTTCGCGAGGTACTCAGCGGCAAACGTGCCGAGGTCCTCGGTATCGTCTCCGATGCCTATCACAGCCATGAGGCAGGGGAATCCGTCAATCCGGACAGCTACTTCCTGCGTTTCCCCGAGAAACCCGACTCCCGGATCATCGCACTGCCCGCCTATCTCGGCGCCGATGTGCAGCTCGCCGGCATCAAGTGGATCGCCAGTTTCCCCAAGAACACCCAGGCCGGAAAGCCCCGTGCCTCGGCGGTGCTGATCCTCAACGACTACGAGACCGGCTATCCGGTCGCCTGCCTGGAAGCAGCCAACATCAGCGCGGCCCGCACCGCCGCCTCCGCCGCCGTCGCGGCGACCGCGCTGCGTCCGGGCGGCTTCGCCGGGACCCGTATCGCGATCGTGGGCGGCGGCGTGATCGCCCGCAACATCTGCGACTACCTCCACGCGGCCGGCGTCGCACCGGACGCGTATCTCGTGCACGACCTCCACCAGGAGTCGGGCGAGGCGCTGGTGGAGCATCTGCGCACCATGCAGCGGCGTCCCGCTTCGTTCACCGACGACCTGGACACCGCGCGGGAGGCCGAGACCGTGGTCTTCGCCACGACCGCGCTGGAGCCGTACGTCACCGCGCCGTTCAAACCCGGCCAGGTCGTGCTGAACGTCTCGCTGCGGGATCTGGCCCCCGAGGTGGTGCTGGCGGCGCAGAACATCCTCGACGACGTCGACCACTGCCTGAAGGCCAGCACCTCGCCCCACCTGGCCGAACAGCTCACCGGCTCACGGGACTTCGTGACCGGCACGCTCGCCGGGGTCCTCAACGGCGAGGTGCCGGTGACCGCCGACCGGCCGGTGATCTTCTCGCCGTTCGGTCTCGGCGTCCTCGACCTGGCCGTCGGGGCCTATGTGCTGGCGCAGGCGCGCGAGGCGGGCTCGGCCATCGCGATCCCCCACTTCTTCGGGGAGACGCGACGGTGGTGA
- a CDS encoding FAD/NAD(P)-binding protein, with amino-acid sequence MTTQFTAAAPPTAPYDGQHAGRHTTLAIVGAGSRGLGLIERLVSHCLADPFPVTVHLVDPRPLGPGFHLDGQPDYLLLNTVCAQVTAFADEDMVDGPTRVDGPSLYEWCRARELRLSADGYTVREARADGATDGREIRPDDFLPRRLLSEYLLWAAQRVVAAAPPCFALVPHATTAREVRPSPSGGETVLLDDGGRIDADAVFVTVGHHSLYLPTEPPPEPRLVTRPYPLPAALDGIAPGDRVAVLGMGLTAMDVVASLTLGRGGRHETTGEGAARYVPSGDEPLIVLANRSGLPSRSRPCLPPGRVRFAPLALAPDRIRELRERRPDGRIAFAEDVLPLVEAEMELAYYRALLGSPSGDVRGVGADFARRAAESGCERLLAELRAEHGPFPLRGILTEQLTDRQWREQADYTEWFTAQVADDLAEARAGLGVSPVKEALEVLRDHRDALRSVIDAPGVDDPSLEHFFGTFTTAVNRLVIGPQLDRSAELLALLDAGVLRLGPGPRPKVIAPSGRGPWRLESTCLARPESVEADHVVLAHLAEPAADQLPGSLLGRLVAAGRVTTMRSHGTRAPGLYVTREGRGIGADGEVQPRLFFLGPHTEGSSYYNHYVPSPGAPSRALKDAELALRTALPALTARTS; translated from the coding sequence GTGACCACACAGTTCACGGCGGCGGCCCCGCCCACCGCACCGTACGACGGGCAGCACGCCGGCCGGCACACCACCCTCGCGATCGTGGGTGCCGGCTCGCGCGGTCTGGGCCTCATCGAGCGCCTGGTCAGCCACTGTCTGGCGGACCCGTTCCCGGTCACCGTCCATCTGGTGGACCCCAGGCCGCTGGGCCCCGGATTCCACCTCGACGGCCAGCCCGACTACCTGCTGCTGAACACCGTCTGCGCCCAGGTCACCGCCTTCGCGGACGAGGACATGGTCGACGGACCCACCCGTGTGGACGGACCGTCCCTCTACGAGTGGTGCCGGGCACGGGAGTTGCGGCTGTCGGCGGACGGCTACACCGTGCGCGAGGCGCGGGCGGACGGTGCGACGGACGGCCGGGAGATCCGGCCCGACGACTTCCTGCCGCGCCGACTGCTGAGCGAGTATCTGCTCTGGGCCGCGCAGCGCGTCGTCGCAGCGGCACCCCCCTGTTTCGCCCTCGTACCGCACGCCACGACCGCCCGTGAGGTACGGCCCTCCCCCAGCGGCGGGGAGACCGTCCTCCTCGACGACGGCGGCCGGATCGACGCCGACGCGGTCTTCGTCACCGTCGGGCACCACTCCCTGTATCTGCCGACCGAACCGCCGCCCGAACCACGGCTGGTCACCCGGCCGTATCCGCTGCCCGCGGCCCTGGACGGGATCGCGCCCGGTGACCGCGTCGCGGTCCTGGGCATGGGGCTGACCGCCATGGACGTCGTCGCGTCCCTGACCCTGGGCCGCGGCGGCCGCCACGAGACGACCGGCGAGGGCGCGGCACGCTATGTGCCCAGCGGCGACGAACCGCTGATCGTGCTGGCCAACCGCTCCGGCCTGCCGTCCCGCAGCCGCCCCTGCCTCCCCCCGGGACGGGTCCGCTTCGCGCCCCTCGCCCTGGCGCCCGACCGGATCCGGGAGCTGCGCGAGCGGCGGCCCGACGGACGGATCGCCTTCGCCGAGGACGTGCTGCCGCTCGTCGAGGCCGAGATGGAACTGGCCTACTACCGGGCCCTGTTGGGCAGCCCAAGCGGCGATGTGCGGGGCGTGGGCGCCGATTTCGCCCGCCGTGCGGCCGAGTCCGGCTGCGAACGGCTGCTGGCCGAGCTGCGCGCGGAGCACGGGCCGTTCCCCCTGCGGGGGATCCTCACCGAGCAGCTCACCGACCGGCAATGGCGCGAACAGGCCGACTACACCGAGTGGTTCACCGCCCAGGTCGCCGACGATCTCGCCGAGGCCAGGGCGGGGCTGGGCGTGAGCCCGGTCAAGGAAGCCCTGGAGGTGCTGCGCGACCACCGCGACGCCCTCCGGTCGGTGATCGACGCCCCGGGCGTCGACGATCCGTCCCTGGAGCACTTCTTCGGCACGTTCACCACCGCGGTCAACCGTCTGGTGATCGGCCCGCAGCTGGACCGGTCGGCGGAACTGCTGGCGCTGCTGGACGCCGGGGTGCTCCGGCTCGGCCCCGGTCCCCGGCCCAAGGTCATCGCGCCCTCCGGGCGGGGACCGTGGCGCCTGGAGTCCACCTGCCTGGCCCGGCCGGAGAGCGTCGAGGCCGATCATGTCGTCCTCGCCCATCTCGCCGAGCCCGCCGCCGACCAGCTGCCCGGCTCCCTGCTCGGCCGGCTCGTCGCCGCGGGCCGCGTCACCACGATGAGGAGCCACGGCACCCGGGCCCCCGGCCTGTACGTCACCCGGGAGGGCCGGGGCATCGGCGCCGACGGGGAGGTCCAGCCCCGGCTGTTCTTCCTCGGGCCGCACACCGAAGGCTCCAGCTACTACAACCACTACGTTCCGTCCCCCGGCGCGCCCTCCCGCGCACTCAAGGACGCCGAACTCGCCCTCCGTACCGCACTGCCCGCCCTGACCGCGAGGACATCATGA
- a CDS encoding trans-sulfuration enzyme family protein: protein MSNNRDTYTPWTRDYRPETRAAQGDGWRCPTTGAVPPPIGLGATFARDDQYRTPAGHAYLRDQGTPGYEQVEDVVAGLEGGSEALVFSSGMAAATAVFQVLPAGSRVVVPQTMYFGLTKWLLEFGTQRGLEVVRVPMDDLDAVATAVEAAPTALLWAESPANPTWLVTDLAACAGIAHRAGALFGVDNTVPTPVHTRPFELGADLIMHSGTKYLNGHTDVVAGFLVAAPEPTEDRQALWERLRLHRRLTGPILGPWETYLLMRGIRTLYPRMRQISATAMALAEHFDGHPLVNRVAYPGLPGDPGHEVAARQMTGGFSGMLSLHVAGEWQRSLRAAEHCELFIRATSLGGVESLIEHRYTFEGPGSTSPKDMLRLSIGLESPTDLVADLEQALERAAKDEL from the coding sequence ATGAGCAACAACCGCGACACCTACACCCCGTGGACCCGGGACTACCGCCCCGAGACACGTGCCGCCCAAGGCGATGGCTGGCGCTGCCCCACCACCGGAGCCGTCCCGCCCCCGATCGGGCTGGGCGCCACCTTCGCCCGGGACGACCAGTACCGCACCCCCGCCGGCCACGCCTATCTGCGTGACCAGGGCACGCCCGGCTATGAGCAGGTCGAGGACGTGGTCGCGGGCCTGGAGGGCGGCTCCGAGGCGCTGGTGTTCTCGTCCGGCATGGCCGCCGCCACCGCCGTCTTCCAGGTCCTGCCCGCCGGTTCCCGGGTGGTGGTCCCGCAGACCATGTACTTCGGGCTGACGAAGTGGCTGCTGGAGTTCGGGACGCAGCGCGGCCTGGAAGTCGTCCGCGTCCCCATGGACGACCTGGACGCGGTGGCCACAGCGGTGGAGGCGGCACCGACCGCCCTGCTGTGGGCGGAGTCCCCGGCGAACCCCACCTGGCTGGTGACCGACCTGGCGGCGTGCGCCGGGATCGCACACCGCGCGGGCGCCCTGTTCGGTGTGGACAACACCGTCCCCACCCCGGTGCACACCCGGCCCTTCGAGCTGGGCGCCGACCTGATCATGCACTCCGGTACGAAGTACCTCAACGGCCATACGGATGTCGTGGCCGGCTTCCTGGTCGCCGCGCCCGAGCCCACCGAGGACCGCCAGGCCCTCTGGGAGCGGCTGCGGCTGCACCGCCGGCTGACCGGCCCGATCCTCGGCCCTTGGGAGACCTATCTGCTGATGCGCGGCATCCGTACGCTCTATCCGCGGATGCGGCAGATATCGGCCACGGCCATGGCGCTGGCCGAGCACTTCGACGGACACCCGCTGGTCAACCGGGTCGCCTACCCCGGCCTGCCCGGCGACCCGGGCCACGAGGTCGCCGCACGCCAGATGACCGGCGGCTTCAGCGGGATGCTGTCGCTGCACGTCGCCGGGGAGTGGCAGCGGTCCCTGCGCGCGGCCGAGCACTGTGAACTGTTCATCCGCGCAACGTCCTTGGGCGGGGTGGAAAGCCTGATCGAACACCGCTACACCTTTGAGGGACCGGGCAGCACCTCTCCGAAGGACATGCTGCGCCTGTCCATCGGCCTGGAGAGCCCGACCGATCTCGTGGCCGATCTGGAGCAGGCATTGGAACGCGCCGCTAAGGACGAACTTTGA